Proteins encoded by one window of Enterococcus faecalis:
- the feoB gene encoding ferrous iron transport protein B: MTQQIALAGNPNSGKTTTFNMLTGANQYVGNWPGVTVERKEGVAKKDKTLIIQDLPGIYSLSPYTPEEIVARDYLLEDQPSVILNILDVTNLERNLYLTTQLIETGLPVVCALNMMDLLEKNGQTLNSEKLSYGLGVPVVEISALKNRGLDHALKQSKQRANAIETEVIYPSYDNRLEAALAEIVDILGNTVPETQQRWYSLKLFERDVRTKEQLLLSSFQEKEIEEVIQITEKIFQDESEAIIINERYAFIARLIALCATKKTEMTFTHSDKIDRVVTNRWLALPIFAFVMWLVYYLSIQTVGTMGTDWLNDVFFGEWVPQFVGNWLAQWQVAPWMQSLILDGIIAGVGAVLGFLPQLAVLFLCLGFLEDCGYMARIAFVMDRLFRKFGLSGKSFIPMLIATGCGVPGVMASRTIENERDRRMTIMVTTFMPCSAKLPIIALIAGAFFPNQSWVSPSAYFLGVASIVLSGIALKKTKHFSGDPAPFIMELPAYHLPQLRSVVRHAYERCRSFVKKAGTIIFVSSILIWFMSHYSVTFQPVPESQSILAFLGKGLAVLFIPLGWGNWQGAVATITGLIAKENIIGTLGILFGNVKDVSENGVEVWGALQHTFTPVAAYSFLTFNLLCAPCFAAIGAIRREMGDLKWTLGAIGYQCGLAYMVSFVIYQLGHVLVEKGTLTLGTFLAMGVVLAGFYFLIRKPKPGKESVQAITSLERG; encoded by the coding sequence ATGACTCAGCAAATTGCACTAGCCGGCAACCCTAATAGCGGTAAAACGACAACGTTCAATATGTTAACAGGAGCCAACCAATATGTTGGAAACTGGCCAGGGGTGACTGTGGAACGCAAAGAGGGGGTGGCAAAGAAAGATAAGACACTCATTATTCAAGATTTGCCAGGGATTTACTCTCTTTCTCCTTATACGCCTGAAGAAATTGTGGCACGAGATTATCTTTTGGAGGACCAACCTTCAGTGATTTTGAATATTCTCGATGTGACCAATTTGGAACGGAATCTTTATTTAACAACACAATTAATTGAAACTGGATTACCGGTTGTTTGTGCGTTAAATATGATGGATTTGTTGGAAAAAAACGGCCAAACATTGAATAGTGAAAAGTTAAGTTATGGCTTAGGCGTGCCTGTTGTTGAGATTAGTGCTTTGAAGAATCGTGGGTTGGATCATGCTTTAAAACAAAGTAAGCAGCGAGCGAATGCCATAGAGACAGAGGTTATTTATCCTTCTTATGATAATCGCTTAGAAGCAGCACTTGCTGAAATTGTTGATATTTTAGGGAATACTGTTCCTGAAACGCAACAGCGTTGGTATAGTTTAAAACTTTTTGAACGAGATGTTCGAACCAAAGAGCAATTATTATTGAGTTCTTTTCAAGAAAAAGAAATTGAAGAAGTCATTCAAATTACTGAAAAAATCTTTCAAGATGAAAGTGAAGCGATTATCATCAATGAACGCTATGCCTTTATTGCTCGATTAATTGCTTTGTGTGCGACGAAAAAAACAGAAATGACATTTACTCACAGTGATAAGATTGACCGAGTGGTAACCAATCGGTGGTTGGCGTTGCCAATCTTTGCGTTTGTGATGTGGTTGGTCTATTACTTATCTATTCAAACGGTTGGTACAATGGGGACAGACTGGTTAAACGATGTCTTTTTCGGGGAATGGGTTCCTCAATTTGTGGGAAATTGGTTGGCGCAATGGCAAGTAGCACCATGGATGCAAAGTTTAATTTTAGATGGGATCATTGCAGGTGTTGGGGCTGTGTTAGGTTTTTTACCACAACTGGCCGTCCTGTTTTTATGTTTAGGTTTTTTAGAAGATTGTGGCTATATGGCACGGATTGCCTTTGTCATGGATCGTTTGTTTCGGAAATTCGGCCTATCTGGTAAGTCGTTTATTCCAATGTTAATTGCGACAGGTTGTGGGGTCCCAGGCGTGATGGCTAGTCGAACGATTGAAAACGAACGCGATCGGCGAATGACTATTATGGTCACGACTTTTATGCCATGTTCGGCGAAGTTGCCAATTATCGCTCTGATTGCAGGTGCATTTTTTCCTAACCAAAGTTGGGTCTCGCCCTCTGCTTATTTCTTAGGGGTTGCTTCCATTGTGTTATCAGGGATTGCTTTAAAAAAGACCAAGCATTTTTCGGGAGATCCAGCACCATTTATTATGGAACTTCCCGCCTATCATTTGCCACAGCTTAGAAGTGTGGTTCGACATGCCTATGAACGATGTCGCTCATTTGTAAAAAAAGCAGGCACGATTATTTTTGTTTCCAGTATTCTCATTTGGTTCATGTCACATTATTCTGTGACGTTTCAACCCGTTCCAGAAAGTCAAAGTATTCTAGCATTTCTAGGTAAAGGGTTGGCGGTGCTATTTATCCCATTAGGCTGGGGTAATTGGCAAGGGGCAGTTGCCACAATTACAGGATTGATAGCGAAAGAAAATATTATTGGTACCTTAGGCATTTTATTTGGCAATGTGAAAGATGTTTCTGAAAACGGGGTAGAAGTCTGGGGCGCACTGCAACACACCTTTACGCCAGTCGCGGCCTATTCGTTCTTAACTTTTAACTTATTATGTGCACCTTGTTTTGCTGCAATTGGCGCAATTCGTCGTGAAATGGGAGACCTCAAATGGACATTAGGAGCCATTGGTTATCAATGCGGTTTGGCTTATATGGTTAGTTTTGTGATTTATCAATTGGGCCATGTGTTAGTCGAAAAAGGCACACTAACTCTGGGGACTTTTTTAGCGATGGGTGTTGTTTTAGCTGGATTTTATTTCCTTATAAGAAAACCAAAGCCAGGCAAAGAAAGTGTCCAAGCAATCACTTCTTTAGAAAGAGGGTAA
- a CDS encoding tyrosine-type recombinase/integrase: protein MKLRANIIEKRGTLQVIVSYKDSNGKIRQKWKDTKLKKKGNKKRAEKIRDEFLLELESQLAMECKCANPDLLFYDYLLNYLEVSKKQVAFNTYVGYKHYVHNRIYKFFYPKKIKLNRLKPYHLQDFYQYMLNDDCTANTVIHYHAFIRKALQEAVITELISTNVADKVRKPKKKQFVSQVYNQHEILKLLDILSEEKLYLVVLLTAFYGLRRSEVLGLKWSAIDFLNKKIMINHVIIENPENMSQLIKKDQTKNSSSYRTLPLVETIERALVNQAKWQQDNRILLGEDYILKDSEYVFTMEDGRLMKPQYVTHRLSKLIKKNGLKKIRFHDLRHSNASIMLDSGQNMKSIQEWLGHASYSTTANLYTHLTAGVKERAAEALENAFGFKE from the coding sequence TTGAAATTAAGAGCAAACATAATTGAGAAAAGAGGAACATTACAAGTAATTGTATCTTATAAAGACTCTAACGGAAAAATTAGACAAAAGTGGAAAGATACAAAATTAAAAAAGAAAGGAAATAAAAAACGAGCAGAAAAAATTAGAGATGAATTTTTACTAGAATTGGAAAGTCAATTAGCTATGGAATGTAAATGTGCTAATCCAGATTTATTGTTTTATGACTATTTGCTTAATTATTTAGAAGTATCAAAAAAACAAGTAGCATTTAACACATATGTTGGGTATAAGCATTATGTCCATAATCGAATTTACAAGTTTTTCTATCCTAAAAAAATTAAACTAAATAGGTTAAAGCCTTATCATTTACAAGATTTTTACCAATATATGTTAAATGATGACTGTACAGCTAATACAGTCATTCATTATCACGCATTTATACGCAAAGCTCTTCAAGAGGCTGTTATTACAGAATTGATAAGTACAAATGTAGCAGATAAAGTAAGAAAGCCAAAAAAGAAACAATTTGTTTCTCAAGTTTATAATCAACACGAGATCTTGAAATTACTTGATATTTTGTCAGAAGAAAAGCTCTATTTGGTAGTTCTTTTAACAGCATTTTATGGATTGCGAAGAAGTGAAGTTTTAGGATTAAAATGGTCTGCTATTGATTTTTTAAACAAAAAAATCATGATAAACCATGTAATCATAGAAAATCCAGAGAATATGTCCCAGTTAATAAAGAAAGATCAAACAAAGAACTCTTCCAGCTATCGTACGTTGCCTTTGGTTGAAACGATTGAACGAGCATTAGTAAATCAAGCTAAATGGCAACAAGATAATCGTATTCTTTTAGGAGAGGATTATATTTTAAAAGATAGTGAGTACGTATTTACTATGGAAGATGGACGGTTGATGAAGCCTCAATATGTAACACATCGCTTGAGTAAGTTGATTAAGAAAAATGGATTGAAAAAAATTCGCTTTCATGACTTGCGTCATTCTAATGCTTCAATAATGTTAGATAGTGGACAGAATATGAAATCCATTCAAGAATGGCTGGGACATGCATCGTATTCGACAACTGCTAATTTATATACACATTTAACTGCAGGAGTAAAAGAGCGTGCAGCAGAAGCATTAGAAAACGCATTTGGGTTTAAAGAATAA
- a CDS encoding helix-turn-helix domain-containing protein: MDFQDYEKIFESYPSILKITDLTKMLNIGKNKAYNLLKDKSIENIKIGARYKIPKKAVIEYILKIQDEGKNHAIIE; the protein is encoded by the coding sequence ATGGATTTTCAAGATTATGAAAAAATATTTGAAAGTTATCCCTCGATATTGAAAATTACTGATTTAACTAAAATGTTAAATATTGGAAAAAATAAAGCTTATAATTTGCTGAAAGATAAATCAATAGAAAATATAAAAATTGGAGCAAGGTACAAAATACCTAAAAAAGCTGTCATTGAGTATATATTAAAAATACAAGATGAAGGTAAAAATCATGCTATAATAGAATAG
- a CDS encoding PTS sugar transporter subunit IIC: protein MEEKLTPKIFLNKVLAGTATGIIVGLIPNAVLAAILKLFGENTLAVTITQMAVIFQLATPLLIGALIAVQFGFKPMQMLVVAGAAFVGSGVVKFNPDTATYIGAGTGDIINTMITASIAVGMILLIGEKFGSVAIVATPIVVGIGAGLIGYYLYPYVTKITAAIGDLINTFTTLQPILMSILIACSFAFLIISPISTVAIGMAIQLNGVSAGAAAMGVAATTVVLVVNSWKVNKPGVTLAIALGAMKMMMPNLFRKPIILVPCLFTAIISAIPVALFSVSGTPASAGFGLVGLVGPLASLDAGLSIILLLISWFVVPIVAAFVGQILFEKILKLYDRKDVFEFLG, encoded by the coding sequence ATGGAAGAAAAATTAACTCCAAAAATATTTTTAAATAAAGTATTAGCGGGTACCGCAACGGGGATCATCGTAGGGTTGATTCCTAACGCGGTATTGGCAGCAATTTTGAAATTATTTGGTGAAAATACCTTAGCAGTAACGATCACACAAATGGCAGTTATTTTCCAACTAGCTACTCCACTATTGATTGGCGCTTTGATTGCGGTGCAGTTTGGCTTCAAACCAATGCAAATGTTAGTAGTTGCCGGTGCAGCTTTCGTTGGCTCCGGTGTTGTGAAATTCAATCCTGACACAGCTACTTATATCGGTGCTGGTACCGGAGACATCATCAATACCATGATTACTGCATCAATCGCTGTCGGCATGATCTTGTTGATCGGCGAAAAATTTGGGTCCGTGGCAATTGTTGCAACACCAATCGTTGTTGGTATCGGCGCTGGTCTAATCGGCTATTATTTATATCCTTACGTAACCAAGATTACTGCCGCTATCGGTGACTTAATTAATACCTTTACTACTTTGCAACCAATTTTGATGTCAATCTTGATTGCATGTTCCTTTGCTTTCTTGATTATCTCGCCGATCTCTACAGTTGCCATTGGTATGGCAATTCAATTGAACGGTGTTTCTGCTGGTGCAGCCGCTATGGGTGTTGCCGCAACAACAGTTGTCTTGGTAGTTAACTCTTGGAAAGTCAACAAACCAGGGGTTACTTTGGCCATCGCATTGGGTGCTATGAAAATGATGATGCCAAACTTGTTTAGGAAACCAATTATCTTGGTGCCATGTCTATTCACCGCTATCATCTCAGCAATTCCAGTAGCGTTATTCTCAGTCTCAGGGACTCCTGCTTCTGCTGGTTTCGGTTTGGTAGGGTTGGTAGGTCCGTTGGCTTCATTGGACGCCGGTTTGAGTATTATTCTACTATTAATCAGCTGGTTTGTTGTACCAATCGTAGCTGCTTTCGTAGGTCAAATCTTATTTGAAAAAATCTTGAAATTGTATGATCGTAAAGATGTTTTCGAATTTTTAGGATAG
- a CDS encoding 2-dehydropantoate 2-reductase: MKIAIAGAGAMGSRFGLMLKQGGNDVLLIDGWQEHINAIKENGLKANYNGEEITVKVPIVNQNEVPTGEQFDLIILFTKAMQLEKMLQDVKPLIADHTEVLCLLNGIGHEDVIEKFVPMEKIFIGNTMWTAGLEGPGKAKLFGSGSVELQNLGIGQEESAKKLAETLSASGLNAKYSDNIHYSIYRKACVNGTMNGLCTILDVNMAGLGATKPAHDMVVTIVNEFAAVAAKENVNLDIPEVIEHVETCFDPTTIGMHFPSMHQDLIKNNRLTEIDYINGAISRKGKKYGVVTPYCDFLTQLVHSKEEILGAK; encoded by the coding sequence ATGAAAATTGCAATTGCAGGGGCCGGCGCGATGGGTTCCCGGTTCGGACTGATGTTGAAACAAGGTGGTAACGATGTTTTGCTAATCGACGGCTGGCAGGAGCATATCAATGCCATCAAAGAAAACGGATTGAAGGCTAATTATAATGGCGAAGAAATTACTGTTAAAGTCCCAATTGTTAATCAGAATGAGGTGCCCACTGGTGAGCAATTTGATTTGATTATCTTATTCACGAAGGCAATGCAGTTGGAAAAAATGCTGCAGGATGTTAAACCATTAATTGCTGATCACACAGAAGTTTTGTGTCTTTTAAACGGTATCGGTCATGAAGACGTAATCGAAAAATTCGTACCGATGGAAAAAATCTTTATCGGCAACACCATGTGGACTGCTGGTCTAGAAGGTCCCGGCAAGGCTAAATTATTTGGCAGCGGGTCTGTTGAATTGCAAAATCTAGGTATTGGCCAAGAAGAATCAGCGAAAAAATTGGCGGAAACTTTGTCCGCGTCTGGTTTAAATGCCAAATATTCCGACAACATTCATTATTCAATTTATCGTAAAGCTTGTGTCAATGGTACGATGAATGGCTTATGCACGATTTTAGACGTCAATATGGCGGGGCTTGGTGCAACCAAACCTGCTCATGACATGGTAGTGACTATTGTTAACGAATTTGCAGCTGTTGCTGCCAAAGAAAACGTCAACTTAGACATTCCCGAAGTAATCGAACATGTAGAAACTTGTTTTGACCCGACTACGATTGGTATGCATTTCCCATCGATGCACCAAGACTTGATAAAAAATAACCGTTTGACCGAGATTGACTACATCAACGGAGCCATTTCTCGTAAAGGTAAAAAATATGGCGTAGTAACTCCTTACTGTGATTTCTTAACGCAACTGGTTCATAGTAAAGAAGAAATTCTAGGAGCGAAATAG
- a CDS encoding tyrosine-type recombinase/integrase has translation MKSVEPIRDKKKIDAMKAILASGKYGQRNLVLFSIGINTAYRISDLRQLKLSDVVEISRGRVIVKERLAMKEQKTAKHNSVFISNKLRKVILDYVQSEFLEQLQVQDFSNYLFPSRKGADTPLTRQSLWRIIHEAGTAVGLKEIGPHSMRKTFGYFLYKQGTKTEIIQSLLNHSSQRETLRYIGITQEDKDTAVKSLDL, from the coding sequence ATGAAGAGCGTGGAACCGATTCGCGATAAAAAAAAGATCGATGCCATGAAGGCAATTTTGGCTTCCGGAAAATATGGGCAACGAAATTTGGTGCTTTTTTCGATCGGGATCAATACAGCGTATCGAATCTCCGATTTAAGACAGTTGAAATTAAGTGACGTGGTAGAAATTTCTCGTGGCCGAGTGATTGTCAAAGAACGTCTGGCCATGAAGGAACAAAAAACAGCTAAACACAATTCGGTTTTCATTTCGAACAAATTACGAAAAGTGATTCTTGATTATGTTCAATCAGAATTTCTTGAGCAGCTGCAAGTACAAGACTTCAGCAATTATTTGTTTCCAAGTCGAAAAGGAGCAGATACGCCTTTGACCCGACAAAGTCTTTGGCGGATCATTCATGAAGCAGGAACGGCGGTTGGGTTGAAAGAAATTGGCCCCCATTCGATGCGCAAGACCTTCGGCTATTTTTTGTACAAGCAAGGGACCAAAACAGAGATCATTCAGTCGCTGCTCAATCATTCTTCGCAACGAGAGACCTTACGTTATATTGGGATCACCCAGGAAGACAAAGATACCGCTGTGAAGAGTTTGGATCTATGA
- a CDS encoding nucleotide sugar dehydrogenase — protein MGINGKKRISVFGLGYVGLANSLLLGQHEDVVGYDIDSHKITLLEQGCSPLIDDYIESFIKEKRSNVSYTSDFEQAVLHGEYLVIATPTDYDESTDYFNTSSIEEVIEKAIQIKADAKFIIKSTIPIGYVATLKKQFPSVQTIIFCPEFLREGTALYDNLYPSRIIIGDTTDAAKEIGALFLRNVWDKEVPVLYTSENEAEAIKLFANTYLALRVAYFNELDTFAQINGLESRQIIEGMGLDARIGSHYNNPSFGYGGYCLPKDTKQLKQNYRQVPERLISAIVASNDVRKDFVADKIMAKNPKTVGIYRLTMKHGSDNFRYSAIQDVMTRLQSKGVEIVIYEPTLSVPNFKGIQLVHSLEDFKQAAEIIVANRWDESLRDVAHKVYTHDVFVRD, from the coding sequence TTGGGAATCAATGGGAAAAAGAGGATATCGGTATTTGGGTTAGGTTATGTTGGTCTAGCGAATTCATTGTTATTAGGTCAGCATGAAGATGTGGTGGGCTATGATATTGATAGTCACAAGATAACATTATTGGAACAAGGTTGCTCACCTTTAATAGATGATTACATCGAGTCATTTATTAAAGAGAAACGTTCGAATGTGAGCTATACTAGTGATTTTGAGCAGGCGGTTTTACATGGAGAGTATTTGGTGATTGCAACGCCAACAGACTATGATGAATCAACAGATTATTTTAATACATCGTCTATTGAAGAGGTGATTGAAAAAGCAATTCAAATCAAAGCTGATGCGAAGTTCATTATCAAATCTACGATTCCAATCGGCTATGTTGCGACCCTAAAAAAACAATTTCCCAGTGTTCAAACTATTATTTTTTGTCCTGAGTTTTTGAGGGAAGGAACAGCACTGTATGACAATCTTTATCCGTCTAGGATCATCATTGGTGATACAACTGATGCAGCAAAAGAAATAGGTGCTTTATTTTTGAGAAATGTCTGGGATAAGGAAGTGCCTGTGCTATACACGAGTGAAAACGAGGCGGAAGCAATCAAGTTATTTGCCAATACTTACTTAGCCCTTCGTGTTGCTTATTTTAATGAATTGGATACTTTTGCGCAGATAAATGGACTTGAATCCAGACAAATCATTGAAGGAATGGGATTAGATGCGCGCATCGGTTCTCACTATAACAACCCAAGTTTTGGTTATGGTGGCTATTGTTTGCCCAAGGATACCAAGCAGTTAAAACAAAATTATCGTCAAGTCCCTGAGAGATTAATTTCAGCGATTGTTGCATCAAATGATGTTCGAAAAGATTTTGTTGCTGATAAAATTATGGCGAAAAATCCTAAAACAGTCGGTATTTATCGTTTAACGATGAAGCATGGTAGCGATAACTTTAGATATAGTGCGATTCAAGATGTTATGACGAGACTACAATCTAAGGGTGTTGAAATTGTTATTTACGAACCAACTTTGAGTGTGCCAAATTTTAAGGGAATTCAACTTGTGCATAGTTTAGAAGACTTTAAACAAGCGGCTGAGATTATAGTTGCCAATCGATGGGATGAAAGTCTGCGCGACGTTGCACATAAAGTGTACACTCACGATGTATTTGTGAGAGATTAA
- a CDS encoding glycosyltransferase: MLNFLSIFLLVYGVLAISHIVFQIILCHSDHRRQNKKSFKDFHSNYQASVSVIVPAYNEVPQILKNCIDSIVAQKIPDIEIIVVDDGSKNREELIEKVYDTYQSNQNVKILLPEENKGKRHCQKLGFDIAKGDIIVTVDSDTLLHDEDAVEKLIQRFANKKVGAVTGDVRVENKNKNILTRLITYRYWSAFHQERAAQSRFHVVMCCSGPFSAYRKEIIEEIKEKYITQYFLGENCTYGDDRHLTNLVLEAGYEVAFQSDSQVYTFVPETIGGYIKQQVRWNKSFYREMLWTIKFAHKHHFYMMYDLVMQFILPFMLVVSLIAMIEQTILYQNFGHLYQYLIVLVLIAIFRSLYGIYRTKDIGFLLFVIYGFMHVLLLLPVRFYALLTLKSTKWGTR; encoded by the coding sequence ATGTTAAACTTTTTAAGTATATTTTTATTGGTTTATGGTGTGCTTGCTATTTCGCACATTGTATTTCAAATTATTTTATGTCATAGTGACCATAGAAGACAGAACAAGAAATCATTTAAGGATTTTCATAGTAACTATCAGGCTAGTGTTTCGGTCATAGTGCCTGCCTATAACGAAGTACCACAAATTTTGAAGAATTGTATTGATTCTATTGTGGCACAAAAGATACCTGACATAGAGATTATTGTTGTGGATGACGGTTCAAAAAATCGTGAAGAATTGATTGAAAAAGTCTATGACACTTATCAATCGAATCAAAATGTTAAAATTTTATTGCCTGAGGAAAACAAAGGCAAGCGTCACTGTCAAAAACTTGGATTTGATATTGCTAAGGGTGATATTATTGTCACAGTGGATTCAGATACCTTACTACATGATGAGGATGCTGTTGAAAAATTAATTCAGCGTTTTGCGAATAAGAAAGTTGGGGCTGTCACTGGTGATGTTCGAGTCGAAAACAAAAATAAAAACATCTTAACACGTCTGATTACGTATCGCTATTGGTCTGCTTTTCACCAAGAGCGAGCGGCTCAAAGCCGCTTTCACGTTGTCATGTGTTGTTCTGGACCATTTTCAGCCTATCGTAAAGAAATAATTGAGGAAATCAAAGAGAAGTACATTACACAATATTTCTTAGGCGAAAATTGTACCTATGGGGATGACCGTCATTTGACGAATTTAGTTCTTGAGGCAGGCTATGAAGTTGCTTTCCAAAGTGATAGTCAAGTTTATACTTTTGTTCCTGAAACAATTGGTGGGTATATCAAACAGCAAGTGAGATGGAATAAAAGTTTCTATCGTGAGATGCTCTGGACGATTAAGTTTGCACATAAGCATCATTTTTATATGATGTATGATTTGGTCATGCAATTTATCTTACCGTTTATGTTGGTTGTGTCTTTAATCGCTATGATTGAACAAACAATTTTGTATCAGAATTTCGGACATTTATATCAGTATTTGATTGTTTTGGTTCTGATTGCTATTTTCCGTTCACTGTATGGTATTTATAGAACTAAAGATATTGGATTTTTACTCTTTGTTATCTATGGCTTTATGCACGTGCTACTTTTATTACCTGTTAGATTCTATGCACTATTAACATTAAAATCGACAAAATGGGGAACGCGATAA
- a CDS encoding IS30-like element IS6770 family transposase yields the protein MTYKHLTIDELTMIESYYLQHNKPVEIANRMGRAIQTIYNVVNKFKQGKTALDYWHQYKENKKKCGRKVIQLPAHEVDYIKEKVTLGWTPDVIIGRKERPVSCGMRTLYRLFSKGIFDIDTLPMKGKRKPNGHQEKRGKQQYQRSIHDRPDNYPDFNSEFGHLEGDTIVGIHHKSAVITLVERLSKVIITIKPNGRKALDIETALNQWFSRFPKNFFKSITFDCGKEFSNWKAISNQHDIDIYFADPGTPSQRPLNENSNGILRRNGLPKSMDFREVNQTFISSVSNQRNHIPRKSLNYRTPIEIFLSYVQEAFYSNLI from the coding sequence ATGACCTACAAACATCTTACCATAGACGAACTGACAATGATAGAATCATATTATCTTCAACATAATAAACCGGTTGAAATCGCTAACCGAATGGGTCGTGCTATACAAACTATTTATAATGTAGTCAATAAGTTCAAGCAAGGCAAGACTGCTCTTGATTATTGGCACCAGTATAAAGAAAATAAGAAAAAATGTGGTAGAAAAGTCATTCAATTACCTGCTCATGAAGTAGATTACATTAAAGAGAAAGTCACTCTTGGTTGGACGCCTGACGTCATTATCGGGCGAAAAGAAAGGCCTGTTTCATGCGGTATGAGAACACTTTATCGTTTATTTTCTAAAGGGATATTTGATATTGACACACTACCGATGAAAGGTAAAAGAAAACCCAATGGTCATCAGGAAAAACGGGGAAAACAACAATATCAGCGCTCAATCCATGATCGACCTGATAATTATCCTGATTTCAATTCTGAGTTTGGTCACCTTGAAGGTGATACGATCGTTGGCATTCATCATAAAAGTGCCGTCATTACTTTAGTTGAAAGATTATCTAAAGTCATTATCACGATTAAACCCAACGGCCGTAAGGCATTAGATATTGAAACCGCCCTTAATCAATGGTTTTCTCGCTTCCCTAAAAACTTCTTTAAATCTATTACGTTTGACTGTGGAAAAGAATTTTCTAACTGGAAAGCCATTAGTAACCAACACGATATTGATATATATTTTGCGGACCCTGGAACACCTTCTCAACGCCCATTAAACGAGAATTCTAACGGGATTCTGCGTCGTAATGGACTGCCGAAATCAATGGATTTTAGAGAAGTGAATCAGACATTTATTTCCAGTGTCAGCAATCAACGTAATCATATTCCAAGAAAATCATTGAATTACAGAACACCAATTGAGATATTTTTGAGCTATGTACAAGAAGCATTTTATTCTAACTTAATTTGA
- a CDS encoding HTH domain-containing protein, translating into MSEELKTIKELADELGVSKQAIQYHIKSLTNKNRQTNDKGVTVLSAIEQEFIRGKVDKQTNKNKTNEPTKKRQTDKQKEPNINQYLLIEIEEVKKNRDKQLAVKDKQIENKDIQIAQMQNLLDQQQRLALQDKKLLEEYKAENDSLKALKMPTEDTKENQSQEEVQTLKKQMEALNDKIKGQEQANNQSSKKWYQFWK; encoded by the coding sequence ATGAGTGAAGAATTAAAAACGATTAAAGAGTTGGCGGATGAGTTAGGTGTTTCCAAACAAGCTATTCAATATCATATAAAATCATTGACAAACAAAAACCGACAAACAAACGACAAAGGTGTAACGGTTTTGTCTGCGATAGAACAAGAATTTATAAGGGGTAAAGTAGACAAGCAGACAAACAAAAACAAGACAAATGAACCGACAAAAAAGCGGCAAACAGACAAACAAAAAGAACCGAATATTAATCAATATTTGTTAATTGAAATTGAAGAAGTTAAGAAAAATAGGGATAAACAATTAGCAGTTAAAGATAAACAAATAGAAAATAAAGACATTCAAATTGCACAAATGCAAAATCTGCTAGATCAGCAACAACGTTTAGCCCTACAAGATAAAAAATTGCTGGAAGAATACAAGGCAGAGAATGATAGCTTAAAAGCCCTTAAAATGCCCACAGAGGACACAAAAGAGAATCAATCGCAGGAAGAAGTCCAAACCCTTAAAAAGCAAATGGAAGCCTTAAATGATAAAATAAAAGGACAGGAACAGGCGAATAATCAAAGTTCTAAAAAATGGTATCAATTTTGGAAATGA